A region of Kribbella sp. NBC_01245 DNA encodes the following proteins:
- a CDS encoding carbohydrate ABC transporter permease — translation MREKVLSYGLLGLGAAVMLVPFLASLGNSLKSFAQYIAVPPSWIPDPIRWDNYSQVWERAPFGMYAWNSLLIAVLAVIGNLVTSSMVGHALARMKLPGREALLAAALATLMLPTVVTIIPSFILYKELGWLDTVLPLVVPYWLATPFGIFLMRQTFLAIPKDFGEAAMIDGANPWQVFWRVHMPLAKPALATLGVFTFMGSWGAVLEPKIYLTSPENYTLPIGVMSLRGQFVGNDQLVTAAALMSLVPMLVLFVFAQRYFVSGAMAGGVKG, via the coding sequence ATGCGTGAAAAGGTCTTGTCGTACGGATTGCTGGGCCTCGGTGCCGCGGTCATGCTGGTCCCGTTCCTGGCCTCGCTGGGCAACTCCCTGAAGAGCTTCGCGCAGTACATCGCGGTGCCGCCCTCGTGGATCCCCGATCCGATCCGCTGGGACAACTACTCCCAGGTCTGGGAGCGGGCGCCTTTCGGGATGTACGCCTGGAACAGCCTGCTGATCGCCGTACTCGCGGTGATCGGCAACCTCGTCACCAGCTCGATGGTCGGGCACGCGCTCGCCCGGATGAAGTTGCCCGGGCGCGAGGCGCTGCTCGCGGCAGCGCTGGCGACGTTGATGCTGCCAACGGTGGTGACGATCATCCCGAGCTTCATCCTCTACAAGGAACTCGGGTGGCTCGACACGGTTTTACCGCTGGTCGTGCCGTACTGGCTGGCGACGCCGTTCGGGATCTTCCTGATGCGGCAGACCTTCCTCGCGATTCCGAAGGACTTCGGGGAGGCGGCGATGATCGACGGCGCGAATCCGTGGCAGGTGTTCTGGCGGGTCCACATGCCGCTGGCCAAACCCGCGCTCGCGACCCTCGGCGTCTTCACCTTCATGGGGTCGTGGGGCGCCGTGCTGGAGCCGAAGATCTACCTCACCTCGCCGGAGAACTACACGCTGCCGATCGGCGTGATGAGCCTGCGCGGCCAGTTCGTCGGCAACGACCAACTGGTTACAGCGGCCGCGTTGATGTCGCTCGTGCCGATGCTCGTGCTCTTCGTGTTCGCCCAGCGCTACTTCGTCAGCGGCGCGATGGCAGGCGGGGTCAAAGGTTGA
- a CDS encoding dihydrodipicolinate synthase family protein gives MLPEATARALRKGVLIPAHPLALDAEGNLDVRRQRALSRYYLDAGAGGLAVGVHTTQFGIRDAGLLEPVLRLAIETAREYERPMVMVAGVAGTTADAVAEARQASELGYDLAMVILRGLDELTDDQVVEHIAAIGEVMPVFGFYLQPAVGGRVLGFDFWARLAELPSLAAIKIAPFDRYRTLDVVRAVCESSRADEIALYTGNDDNILVDLATTYRFRVGGREVRKHIVGGLLGQNAVWTHRAVEMFERARSGEVSAELLTLAAQLTDANAAVFDVAGDFAGCVAGIHEVLRRQGLLENLRLLDPDEKLSPGQSEELDRVIAAYPQLIDDAFVAKNLDRWLTLEESCVG, from the coding sequence ATGTTGCCTGAAGCAACTGCCAGGGCGCTGCGCAAAGGTGTGCTGATACCGGCACATCCGCTCGCGTTGGATGCCGAGGGCAACCTCGACGTACGGCGCCAGCGCGCGTTGAGCCGGTACTACCTGGACGCCGGCGCGGGCGGTCTGGCCGTCGGCGTACACACGACCCAATTCGGGATCCGCGACGCGGGCCTGCTCGAACCGGTCCTGCGGCTGGCGATCGAGACGGCCCGCGAGTATGAGCGCCCGATGGTGATGGTGGCAGGGGTTGCGGGGACCACCGCGGACGCCGTTGCCGAGGCGCGGCAGGCGTCGGAGCTTGGGTACGACCTGGCGATGGTGATCCTGCGTGGACTCGACGAGCTGACCGATGACCAGGTGGTCGAGCACATCGCGGCGATCGGCGAGGTGATGCCGGTGTTCGGGTTCTACCTGCAGCCGGCTGTCGGCGGGCGAGTGCTGGGGTTCGACTTCTGGGCGCGGTTGGCCGAGTTGCCGAGCCTCGCGGCGATCAAGATCGCGCCGTTCGACCGGTATCGCACGCTCGACGTCGTTCGCGCGGTGTGCGAGTCGAGCCGCGCCGACGAGATCGCTTTGTACACGGGGAACGACGACAACATCCTGGTCGATCTGGCGACCACCTACCGCTTCCGGGTAGGTGGCCGCGAGGTCCGCAAGCACATCGTGGGCGGGTTGCTCGGGCAGAACGCCGTCTGGACGCACCGGGCGGTGGAGATGTTCGAGCGCGCCCGGTCGGGGGAGGTGTCGGCCGAGTTGCTCACGCTTGCGGCTCAGCTGACTGATGCGAACGCCGCCGTCTTCGATGTGGCCGGCGACTTCGCCGGTTGCGTGGCCGGGATCCATGAGGTGCTCCGGCGCCAAGGCTTGTTGGAGAACCTGCGCTTGCTGGACCCGGACGAGAAGCTCTCGCCCGGACAGTCGGAAGAGCTCGACCGGGTCATCGCGGCCTATCCGCAGTTGATCGATGACGCCTTCGTGGCGAAGAACCTCGACCGCTGGCTCACCCTGGAGGAATCATGCGTCGGCTGA
- a CDS encoding NAD-dependent epimerase/dehydratase family protein codes for MQDLAELYDALSAPTPEVIESLSWLDGDLMLLGVGGKLGPELALMARRALDKAGKNSRVVGVARNLDPATASRLAEGGVDLAKADLMDDAALRALPDAGNVVYLAGRKFGTGGSEHQTWALNAHLPGRVAERFRDSKIVAFSTGNVYPLVPVTSGGADETTPAGPVGEYAQSCLGRERVFEHFSHVNGTPMAIVRLNYAVELRYGVLLELARTVSRREPVDLRMGNVNVIWQGDVNASTLRLLELCATPPLVVNLAGPETASVQWLSERLGELLDVPVSFTGEPADTALLSNASLSHQLFGYPSVPLRRLLEWTADWVRAGGDTHGKDTNFQEREGRF; via the coding sequence ATGCAGGATTTGGCAGAGTTGTACGACGCGTTGTCGGCGCCGACGCCCGAGGTGATCGAAAGCCTGTCCTGGTTGGACGGCGACCTGATGCTGCTCGGCGTTGGCGGCAAGCTCGGGCCGGAGCTCGCGTTGATGGCGCGACGGGCCCTCGACAAGGCGGGCAAGAACTCGCGCGTTGTCGGCGTGGCGCGAAACCTGGACCCGGCCACGGCGTCTCGTTTGGCCGAGGGTGGGGTCGACCTGGCGAAAGCCGACTTGATGGACGACGCTGCGTTGCGAGCGCTGCCGGACGCTGGGAACGTGGTCTACCTGGCTGGGCGCAAGTTCGGCACGGGCGGCAGCGAGCATCAGACCTGGGCGTTGAACGCGCACTTGCCGGGCCGCGTGGCCGAGCGCTTCCGCGACTCGAAGATCGTTGCCTTCAGCACCGGGAACGTCTACCCGCTGGTGCCCGTGACCTCGGGTGGTGCCGACGAGACAACTCCTGCGGGGCCGGTCGGGGAGTACGCGCAGTCGTGTCTCGGCCGCGAGCGGGTATTCGAGCACTTCTCGCACGTGAATGGCACGCCGATGGCGATCGTGCGGCTGAACTACGCGGTCGAGCTGCGGTACGGCGTACTGCTGGAGCTGGCGCGAACCGTCTCCCGGCGCGAGCCGGTCGACCTGCGGATGGGCAACGTCAACGTGATCTGGCAGGGCGACGTGAACGCGTCCACCCTGCGACTGCTCGAGCTCTGCGCGACGCCGCCGCTCGTGGTGAACCTGGCCGGACCGGAGACGGCCTCGGTGCAGTGGCTGAGCGAGCGCCTCGGCGAGCTGCTCGACGTACCGGTGAGCTTTACCGGCGAACCGGCCGATACCGCGTTGTTGTCGAACGCATCGCTGTCGCACCAGCTCTTCGGCTATCCCAGTGTGCCCTTGCGGCGGCTGCTCGAGTGGACCGCGGACTGGGTGCGGGCCGGCGGCGATACCCATGGCAAGGACACCAACTTCCAAGAACGTGAAGGGAGGTTCTGA
- a CDS encoding Gfo/Idh/MocA family protein: MIDSSFRLGIVGAGGVAELHAEAAAGLPGVEVAAACDVRTAAAESLGQRFGARAFADHLAMFAAGGLDGVIVTAPHSLHAPITVDAAAHGLHVLVEKPMATTVADCRLMIDACAQAGVRLGVGHVVHFLPSVREARDVLASGRLGRTLMITERRTAHYAPGSRPDWFFDPVLAGGGIVMNVGIHSIDKAHWLGAAPATRVLAHTWQKPGLNVETEASGLLQLGNDVRVALSLVGTGLPFQDETEVVCESGALRLSRRDGLRIYQAAGENQVPPDEGDLDGAFRNQLADFVEACSQDREPAVSGDYGQAVVATALAIYESAALGELVAVPQVLAPVGRD; encoded by the coding sequence GTGATTGACAGTAGTTTCCGGCTGGGCATCGTGGGTGCGGGCGGCGTCGCCGAACTGCACGCCGAGGCCGCGGCCGGTCTGCCCGGCGTCGAGGTGGCCGCGGCGTGCGATGTGCGTACGGCGGCCGCGGAGAGTCTCGGGCAGCGGTTCGGCGCCCGGGCCTTCGCTGATCACCTCGCGATGTTCGCCGCGGGTGGGCTCGACGGGGTGATCGTGACCGCGCCGCATTCGCTGCATGCGCCGATCACCGTGGACGCCGCGGCGCATGGGTTGCACGTCCTGGTCGAGAAGCCGATGGCGACGACCGTGGCGGACTGCCGGTTGATGATCGACGCGTGTGCCCAGGCCGGCGTACGGCTTGGGGTGGGACATGTCGTGCACTTCCTGCCCTCGGTGCGGGAGGCGCGGGACGTGCTGGCCTCGGGTCGGCTCGGGCGGACGCTCATGATCACCGAGCGGCGTACGGCGCATTACGCGCCCGGTTCGCGGCCCGACTGGTTCTTCGACCCGGTCCTGGCCGGTGGCGGCATCGTGATGAACGTCGGCATCCACTCGATCGACAAGGCCCACTGGCTCGGCGCGGCTCCCGCCACCCGGGTGCTCGCGCATACCTGGCAGAAGCCCGGCCTGAACGTGGAGACCGAGGCGTCCGGGCTGTTGCAACTCGGTAACGACGTACGGGTGGCGCTCTCGTTGGTCGGGACGGGATTGCCGTTCCAGGACGAGACCGAGGTGGTTTGCGAGAGCGGCGCGTTGCGGTTGTCCCGTCGCGACGGTCTGCGGATCTACCAGGCGGCGGGGGAGAACCAGGTCCCGCCGGATGAGGGCGATCTCGACGGTGCCTTTCGCAACCAACTCGCGGACTTCGTCGAGGCGTGCTCGCAGGATCGGGAGCCGGCGGTGTCCGGCGACTACGGGCAGGCGGTGGTCGCGACCGCGCTCGCCATTTACGAATCGGCGGCGCTCGGCGAGTTGGTCGCCGTACCGCAAGTTTTGGCTCCAGTAGGGAGGGACTGA